Genomic segment of Parageobacillus genomosp. 1:
AACGGCCATATGAAAAGCAAGATCCGCTTTTTCGCCAAGTTCGTCGTTACCGATGCCTTCTTTCATGTCGCGAAGCGCTTGTTCCATCGCAATCAGATCGTGATCCGTCCGTTTTTGTGCCGCTAAAGAGGAGGCGCCGGCTTCAAGAAGCTTGCGCACTTCAAGCAAGTGCCAAATATCCTCTTTGTTCATCAGCACGGCCATGGAAAGCGGGAACGTGAGCATCGTCGGGTCAAATTCGCGCACGTACGTGCCTTCTCCTTGCTTTAATTCGATCAATCCCATCGCTTTTAACGCGGTCAGCGCCTCGCGAATGGCGGCCCGTCCTACTTGGAACTTTTCGGCAAGCTGTTGGACAGAGTCCAATTTATCTCCAGGTTTTAGTGCACCTTTTTTGATCATATCAAAAATCGCTTCCGCTACTTCCTCATAAATCTTTTTTGTTTTAATGCGCTTAAAATTCAATGCATTCACCTCGATACCGCAAAACTCAATATTTTGCCTTCTTATCTATAGACTTGCGGGCACATCTTTTTGTTGGAATGTAAAAGAATTCCCATTGTTTTATATATTATACATCCAATACAAAGGAAACAAGTAATTTTCTTTGTCCTAGGAAATTTTGGAAAGTAAATGAAAATTTAAAAAAATTAAAAAACACCTATTGTGTTTTCTGGAAATCATCTCTATAATTTTATTATCCGGTCATCTGATGACTGAGGATGAACTTCATTATAGGGATGGGAGAATAGCTTCATTACATTTACACAAAGGGGGAGGATTGTTTATGCAGTGGAAGCAGGATTTTACGCCCATCGCAGATCATCTTTGGCTGTCAGCCATCGTGGCACTCATTCCAATTTTATATTTTTTCTGGGCACTCGCTATCAAGCGAATGAAAGGGTATGTTGCTGGGGTTACAACATTGCTTCTTGCTTTGCTAATTTCTGTAATCGCTTACAGAATGCCGGCGGGAATGGCCGTCATGTCGATGACACAAGGGGCGGTTTACGGGCTGTTGCCGATTGGTTGGATTATTATTACTTCTGTCTTTTTGTATAAACTGACCGTTAAAACCGGTCATTTTGACATTATTCGCAATTCGGTGACATCGATTACAGAAGACCGCCGCTTACAGGCATTATTGATTGCGTTCTCATTTGGAGCATTTTTGGAAGGGGCTGCTGGATTCGGAGCGCCAGTAGCGATTTCCGCAGCATTGCTCGTTGGGCTGGGATTTAATCCGTTGTATGCGGCGGGAATCTGTTTAATTGCTAATACCGCTCCGGTTGCGTTCGGTGCTATCGGAATCCCGATTATCTCGATGGAAGGACCGACGGGCATTCCAGCAATGGAAATTTCAAAAATGGTAGGGCGGCAATTGCCTTTTCTATCCATATTTATTCCATTCTATCTTGTGCTTATTATGGCAGGATGGAAAAAAACAATGGAAGTATTGCCGGCGATCATTGTGTCGGGGGTTTCTTTTGCGATTACCCAATACTTCACCTCGAACTTCCTAGGTCCTGAGCTCCCTGATATTTTATCTGCTTTAGTGTCAATGTTTGCGTTAGCTGTTTTTTTAAAATTTTGGAAACCAAAGAGCACGTATCGTTTTTCAACGGAATCGGAAGTGGCAGCGACTGCTCAGGCCAAAGCAGTTTCCTACACAGGTGGGCAAGTGTTTAAAGCTTGGTCTCCGTTTCTAGTGCTAACGGCATTTATTTCTCTATGGGGGATACCACAAGTAAAAGCGGCGTTGACAGGGCATTATGAGGGAACAAACGGATTGTTAAAGTTAATCAATACGATTGGCTACCATCTGACATTTATGCCGGAAGTGCCGGGATTGAACAATAAAATTATCAATGCGAGCGGTCAGCCGATTGCGGCAGTATATAAATTAGAATTGCTTGGCGCGGCCGGTACGGCGATTTTGTTCGCGGCATTCGTAACGAAATTTATTGTCAACATGTCTTGGAAAGACTGGGGACGTACATTTATCGAAACGTTGGACGAATTAAAATTCCCAATTATAACAATCGCTTCGGTAGTCGGCTTTGCTTATGTCACTAACGCTTCCGGTATGAGCACGACGCTCGGTATGGCGTTGGCGAAAACAGATGTCTTGTTCCCGTTCTTCTCGCCATTTTTAGGGTGGCTCGGCGTGTTTATTACTGGTTCTGATACGTCTTCGAACTTGTTGTTTGGCAACTTGCAAAAGATAACGGCGACATCTATCGGCATGGATCCGGTTTTAGCGCTGGCGGCAAACTCTTCCGGCGGGGTTGTCGGGAAAATGATCTCGCCGCAGTCCATTGCAGTTGCATGTGCAGCAGTAGGTCTGGCCGGAAAAGAGTCCGATTTATTCCGGTTTACCGTGAAGCATAGCATTTTCTTAATTATTTTGATTGGCATTCTTGTATTCTTGCAGTCTAATGTTTTATCATGGATGATACCATAACGTGTTTAGATGGGGAGGGACGGTGCTTAGCGGGCAACATGAAGGGTGCGCTAGGCGCTGTCCCTTTTCCGTATCCATGATGAAATCGACATGTTGCGAAGCGGAAAAGGAAAAAGTAGATGAAAGGGTGAGAAACTTGATTTCCAACGAGGTAAAACAGCAATTGATCCGCATTGTTGGGGCGGAAAATTACGATGATTCCAAAGCAGGGAGACTCGTATATTCCTATGATGCCACCCCGCAATTTCAATCGCTGCCTGATGCGGTGGTTACACCAAGAAATACGGAGGAAGTTTCGCAAATTGTGAAAATTTGCAATGAGCACCGCATTCCAATTGTTCCGCGCGGGTCGGGGACGAACCTTTGTGCGGGCACGTGTCCGGTCGAAGGCGGAATCGTTCTTGTGTTCAAGCATATGAACAAAATTTTAGAGATTGACGAAGAAAATTTAACGGTTACCGTCCAGCCTGGAGTGATTACGCTCGATTTAATCCATGCGGTCGAGGCGAAGGGCTTATTTTACCCGCCGGATCCGAGTTCGATGAAAATTTCGACGATTGGCGGAAACATTAATGAAAATTCAGGAGGCCTGCGCGGGCTAAAATACGGGGTTACCCGCGATTATGTAATGGGGCTCGAAGTGGTGCTCGCCAACGGAGACATCATTCGCACCGGCGGTAAATTGGCCAAAGACGTAGCTGGATATGATTTAACCCGTCTGTTCGTCGGTTCAGAAGGGACGCTTGGCGTTATTACGGAAGCAACATTGAAGCTGATTCCAATGCCGGAAACGAAGAAAACGATGCTTGCGCTATATGAAGATCTTGAGGCGGCGGCCCGCTCGGTTTCGAAAATTATCGCCAACAAAATTATTCCAACTACCCTTGAATTTCTCGATCAACCGACATTGGAAGTAGTAGAAGCATACGCGCAAATCGGCCTGCCAACCGATGTTAAAGCGGTCCTGTTAATTGAACAGGACGGGCCGAAGGAAGTGGTGGAGCGCGATATAAAAAAAATGGCGGAAATTTGCAAAAATGAACAAGCCGTTTCTGTACAGCTCGCCCGCTCCGAAGAAGAGGCTGAGGCACTGCGCACGGCACGACGCACAGCCCTGTCTGCGCTCGCCCGCCTCAAACCGACCACCATTTTGGAAGATGCGACTGTGCCGCGTTCCGAGATTGCGAACATGGTAAAAGCGATTAATGAAATCGCGGAAAAATACAATGTGAAAATATGTACTTTTGGCCATGCCGGAGACGGCAATTTGCATCCGACATGTCCGACAGATGCGCGTGACCGTGATGAGATGGAGAGGGTCGAAAAAGCGTTTGAGGAAATTTTCGCGAAAGCGATCGAACTTGGCGGAACGATTACCGGCGAGCATGGAGTCGGAGCGATGAAAGCGCCGTATTTAGAATGGAAGCTTGGCGAAGCGGGCATTGCCGCGATGAAGGCCATTAAGCAGGCGCTCGATCCAAATAATATTATGAACCCGGGCAAAGTATTCGCAAAAAGCACAAGAAAACGGGTGGTGGTGACACGATGATGACGGAAAAAGAACGGACGATCATCCAGAAGCAGTTTCAGGAGCGGATGGATGAAGACGAGCTGATGAACTGTATGCGCTGCGGGTTTTGCCTGCCGACATGTCCGACGTACATTGAGTCGGGGTTTCAGGAATCCCACTCCCCAAGAGGACGCATCGCTCTCATGAAAGCGGTCGTCGACGGACTGATTGAGCCGGATGAAGATGTCGAGCGCTCGTTAAATATGTGTTTAGGCTGCCGGGCATGTGAGCCGGTCTGTCCTTCCGGAGTCCGCTACGGGCACTTGCTTGAGGAAGCGCGCGACATTATTCAGCAGCATAAAAAACAATCTTTTCCGGTCCGCGTTGTTCGCAAGCTTGTATTTCATGAGCTGTTTCCATATCCGGAGCGAATACGGATGGTGACGGGGTTGATCGGTTTTTACCAGCGTTCCGGTCTGCAGTCGTTCGTGCGGAAAACAGGCCTGTTAAACATCTTGCCTTCTTCGCTAAGGCAAATGGAAAAAGTGCTGCCGCATGTGCCGCCGCTAAAAAAGATGAAAGAGCGGCCGCATCATCTTACACCGGAAGGGACAATGAAACGACGTGTTGCCTTTTTCGCGGGCTGCTTAATGGACACGATGTTTATGTCAACGAATGACGCGACGATGCGCTTATTGCAGTTAGCCGGATGCGAAGTGATCATCCCGGAGGCGCAAACATGCTGCGGCGCACTGCATGGGCATGGCGGGGAAAAGCAAAAAGCAAAAGAGCTGGCAAAACGAAACATTGAAGCGTTTGAACGGTTAGAAGTCGATTATATTGTGACCAATGCTGGTGGCTGTGGTGCTTTCTTAATGGAATACGACCATTTGCTGAAAGACGAGGCGGAGTGGAGAGAACGGGCGAAAGCTTTTGTGGCGAAAATAAAAGATATTTCCGAAGTGCTCGTTGAATTGGATTTTCAGCAAAAACGGCTGAAAGTCCAACCGCAAATCGTGACGTATCAAGATTCCTGCCATTTGCGCAACGTCATGAAAACTTCTGCAGCGCCAAGAAAGCTGCTCCGCGCGATTGAAGGGGTGGAATTTCGCGAGATGAAAGATGCGGATCGCTGTTGCGGGTCGGCGGGCATTTATAATATCGTCGAGCCGGAAATGTCGATGCAGATTCTCGATTACAAAATGGAAATGGCGAAACAGACAAAGGCGACCACGATTGTGACGGCCAACCCTGGCTGTCTTTTGCAAATGCAGCTTGGCATTGAGCGGACGGGACTTGCCGATCGCGTTCGCGCCGTCCATATTGTTGATTTTCTTCTCGAAGCGGCCAAAGGAATTCAGGCGTCTGAACAGGAAGAACCCATTCGTAAAACGTCATAATCGCAGAAGGAAAGAGTGGACAAGCCTTGTCTAAAGTGAAAACCCCGCGTTACATCAGTATGCGGGGTTTCTCCATCAAAGTGTTTATGGAGTCGCGCTGATCATCTTTGGTACGGCCTGGAGGGCCTTTCCGGTACCGATCGCTACCGCTTCAACCGGATTAGGAGCAGTGTAAACCGGAACGTGCAGCACGGAACTGAGCCAATGCTCGATTCCGTGAAGAAGGGCGACGCCGCCGGTTAACACAATGCCGTGGTCAATAATATCGCCGCTTAGTTCTGCCGGGCACTCTTCCAGTACCGTATGGATGGCGCCAAGAATTTCGGAAAGAGATTCTTCGATGGCTTTTTGCACTTCTGTAGAACTCAACGTCACCGCTTTTAAAAAACCGGTCACCAAGTCGCGACCATGAATAACCATGGTTCGTTCTTCATGGATGCCAGGAGCATGGCCAATTTCTATTTTAATTTGTTCCGCTGTCTGCTCGCCGATTAATAAGTTATAATGTTGCCTTACATATTGAATAATATCATCATCTAGCTGATTACCGCCGACACGAAGCGACTGGCAGGCAACGACTCCGCCAAACGAAATAATTGCCGCTTCCGTCTTGCCAGCGCCTAGATTGACGACGACATTGGCCACCGGCTCATCGACCGGCAAGTCAGCGCCAATCGCCGCGGCAACCGGTTCTTCAATTAAGTGTACTTGTTTCGCACCACAATGCTTGGCGATTTCATAAAAAGAACGGCGTTCTACGGAAGTAGCGTGAAATGGGACGCTGATGACGACATTTGGCTTTTTGACCGAAAAACCGATGCGTTTGCTGGCAAGCTTCAACACTTGTTTAAGCATCGTTGCCGCTTTGTCAAAATCAGCAATCACCCCATTTTTTAATGGATAAGTCGTTTCGACATGATTTGGGGTTTTACCGATCATCACTTTTGCCTCGTTGCCAATCGCCAGCACTTCATTCGTTTGAATATCATAGGCAATCACTGCCGGTTCGTTAAAAATAATGCCTTTATTTTTACTATATAGCAGTATATTCATCGTTCCTAAATCAATCCCAATTTCCGAAGAAGCAAACATGCCTAACACCTGCCTTTATACAAGAATGGATTTACCGAAAGCGTAAAGAGCAGTTTGAGCTAGATAAGCAGTTCCATTCATACATATATAACTTTCGATCTCATTGTTTCTTTTATGACGATAAAATGCGAAAAAGAGAAAAATATGTCGGCAGGTAATATATGGCTAAGAGGAAAATTCCCAACGGATAGAAGAAAAAAATTTTTTTTCCATGTATAAAATAAGAAAAAAGGGGAAATGAATAGTAGCGTAAAGTTTTCCAAGTATTCCCCCGATCCCCTATGAATATATAGAAGCCCTCCTATATCGGGAGGGCAACTTTTTTGTAACATAAAAACTCTCTACACATTAAGCGCACTTGCTTAACATGCCAGAGAGTTTTCGTTTCCTTATAACCGTTTTGCTCCGACATATTTTGATTTCCAATAAGAGTTATTTAGATTATCAATTTTTACTCCTTTTGATACAGCGTGAATAATTTGGTTATTTCCTATGTAGATTGCTACATGGGAAACGCCACTTTTGCCTTTGGAGGTATTAAAGAATACTAAGTCGCCAGCCTTTAATCCTGATTTATGTACCGCTTTCCCTTTTTGATACATCAGTTTAGAAGAACGAGGCAAAGTTATTCCAACTTTTTTATGTGTATAATATACAAACCCGGAACAATCAAACCCTTTTGGTGTAGTGCCGCCATATCGATATGGAGTGCCAATCAGTTTTTTCGCTTCAGCAATCAGCAAGTTTGTATTCCCTGCTGCTTCGGTGTTGGAAGTGCTTACAAATAAAGAGGAAAATAGTACTAAAAACGATAGTGAAACTAATGCGATAAATTTTTTCATTTTCCCTAAACCCCCGACAACAAATTTTCCGATTCGACTTAATCTGACTCTAGTATAGCAAAGGAAAGGCCTCTTTTTTTTTACAGTTGAATTAAATAATGTTACAGCAAAATTACAAATATATAGGCTAGTCCTAATTTCTCGTATAATGTTTTGGTATTAGTAAAAGAAAAGAATTTTACCATATAATTCATTCAAATAAATGTACATACGCTTTGTCGAAAGAATAGGAATGAGGTGGGGAAGAATGGTCAAAATAATCTTTTCTATAATGTTCATCAAGAAGTCGAATCAATAGATGATTTATGTCGAAAGAAATCGAATATATTTTATGGATAAGTTTTCTCGTGTCTGTGAAGGGATGTATTTGCTGGCGATATATGTCCATTAGAACAGAAATCATTGGAAAAATATAAACGAGAATTAGCGTTTGAAATATTCAAAATTTTGCTGGAGATTATCGTCTAGGGCATAATATTAGTGTAAAGGTGCTCGCCGAAGGGATAGAGACGGAAACGGAAGCGGCCTAGTTAACATGTCCACCGAGAAGTCTCCCATCTCTTAACGGAGTGTAGGTGGGAGAGGTTCATGAGATAAACGTTGCGATGAAGCGCAAGGGCATTATTTTGTACCGCCGCGGCCGTATGAAGCGTTTCTCATCTTTCTGCGCAGTCAGCACCGGAACGAATTGCATATACAGGAGATGAAATGATGGATATTTTTTGGAGAATAGCGGAAGATAAAATTCGCGAAGCGATAAAAAATGGAGAATTTGACAATCTTCCTGGCTTTGGAAAACCGCTTGAACTGGAGGATTTATCCCATATTCCCGAAGACTTGCGAATCGGTTATTTGATGTTAAAAAACGCTGGTTATGTCCATGAGGAAGTTGAGTTAAAAAAAGAGTTGATGACGTTGGAAGATTTGCTGAGCTGCTGTGAAGATGAAGAGGAAAAAGAGAAATTGAAGAAGAAGCTAAATGAGAAATTGTTGCGCTGGAATGCGCTTATGAAAAAGCGCAATAAAACAAATTCCCAAGCATTGCGCGACTACCAGCGGCGAATTGATGAGAAATTCCGGTAATCAATGGAACGCTTGCTGTGAAAAAGCAGCAAGCTCTTTTTTATATGAAAGGAATATGGAATTTTGGGAAAAATAGGGGTGGAGCTGGTGAATGACATTCCTGCTCTGATGGGAGCAAAAGAAGTGGTGCGTTTCCGATGAACAAAAATTTGTCGTCGTATTAGCAGATGGAACTTTTCAACGGCTAATACCAAAATGGTATGAGCAATAACAAACGAAAAAAGGAGAGTGTGAGTCAGATGAAAAAAACATGGATTGCTTTCCTAACTGCTTTGGTGCTGACCATTCCGGCAGGAGCGCTGGCAGCCAATCGTGATTCCAGCTCATCACAACAAGGGAGTATTGTCGAATCTAACCACGTCATTGAGCATTCATTTGCCGGACATATGTTCAAACACGGAGAGCTCGATGAACAAAAATGGATGGGAATAGTCAAACAATATACGCCAGACCAAGCCGATGAATGGAAAAAAGTTCTGAATGAGCGCAAACAATTACGAGCAAAACTGCAAGATGAACAAGTGAAAAAAGCATTGAAAGCAAAATGCAAAGAGATGAAGAAAAAGCGAGAGCAAGCGCTCGATCGATTGATTGACCGCTTGGCCAACAAAGAAATAACGAAAGAACAATTTAAGCAAGAGTTGAAGCAATTACATAAACGGAAAAAGTGGATGTCCAAAGAAGAAAAGCAAAAACTACGCGAGCTTCATGAAAAAACGTATAAAGCGATGAAAGAAAACGATAAAAAGGCAATGACCATGTTATTGCCGCAATGGCTCGAGCATATGGAACAAGAAAATAAACGGTTGGCAGAATGGATTCAAGAAGCGACGCAAAGATAATATAATGAAGAAAAAGGCCGTGGGTTTCTACACGGCCGTTTTTTGTAAAGGGGAAAATGCTATGGGATATCCAATTATGCTGAATGTCGCAAATCAAAGCGTTCTCGTCGTTGGCGGAGGGAAAGTGGCGGAACGGAAAATTCACGGCTTGCTGGAAGCAAAGGCAAAAATTACGGTCGTGGCACCCACGATTACAAAGGGACTTGAACAGTTAGTAACAGATAAAAAACTGATTTGGCGGCAAAAAACGTTTTCTCCGGATGATATGAAAGAAGCATGGATCGTGATTGCCGCAACGAACGATCGAGACGTGAACGAAGCGGTGGCGAAAGCGGCGAAGCCTTATCAGCTTATCAACATTGCCGATGACCCGGAACGGTCTAATTTTCATGTTCCTGCGGTCGTAAGGCGCGGCAGATTGACGATTGCGGTTTCCACAGGCGGCGCAAGCCCGACCGTCGCCCAGCAAATTCGCCGCCAGCTCGAGGAACTGTACGATGATGACTACGGACGGTATATCGATTTTCTTTACCAATGCCGGCAATGGATTTTACGAAATGTGCACGATGAACGAAAAAGGAAAGAGTTATTTAAAGCAATTGCTGATGAATCATTTCGAAAGAGGGGGAATTGGGAGGAGGAGTTTGAACAACTGCTGGAGAATGCTATGGAAAGAGGAAATTAGGTGAAAGGAAGAGTGGGATGACAATACCAATTTATGTCGTAGATGCGTTTACGAATGAGCGGTTCAGCGGAAACCCAGCTGCTGTTTGTCTTCTTTCTGCTTCAATGCCAGAAGAATGGATGCAAAAGGTAGCGGCGGAAATGAATTTATCAGAGACGGCGTTTCTGTCCCCGTATAAAAATGGATATTTGCTGCGTTGGTTTACTCCGAATGCAGAAGTGGATTTATGCGGTCATGCGACATTAGCAAGTGCACATATATTGTGGGAACTCGGGAAGGTCCATCCCGATGAGATGATTTCGTTTTATACGAAAAGCGGCATTTTGACAGCTCGCAAAGATGGTGAGTGGATACAGATGGATTTTCCAAGTGAGCCGCCGAAACCGCTTGCTGCTTATCCGGATGAACTAATCGAAGCGCT
This window contains:
- a CDS encoding DUF1992 domain-containing protein codes for the protein MDIFWRIAEDKIREAIKNGEFDNLPGFGKPLELEDLSHIPEDLRIGYLMLKNAGYVHEEVELKKELMTLEDLLSCCEDEEEKEKLKKKLNEKLLRWNALMKKRNKTNSQALRDYQRRIDEKFR
- a CDS encoding (Fe-S)-binding protein, producing the protein MMTEKERTIIQKQFQERMDEDELMNCMRCGFCLPTCPTYIESGFQESHSPRGRIALMKAVVDGLIEPDEDVERSLNMCLGCRACEPVCPSGVRYGHLLEEARDIIQQHKKQSFPVRVVRKLVFHELFPYPERIRMVTGLIGFYQRSGLQSFVRKTGLLNILPSSLRQMEKVLPHVPPLKKMKERPHHLTPEGTMKRRVAFFAGCLMDTMFMSTNDATMRLLQLAGCEVIIPEAQTCCGALHGHGGEKQKAKELAKRNIEAFERLEVDYIVTNAGGCGAFLMEYDHLLKDEAEWRERAKAFVAKIKDISEVLVELDFQQKRLKVQPQIVTYQDSCHLRNVMKTSAAPRKLLRAIEGVEFREMKDADRCCGSAGIYNIVEPEMSMQILDYKMEMAKQTKATTIVTANPGCLLQMQLGIERTGLADRVRAVHIVDFLLEAAKGIQASEQEEPIRKTS
- a CDS encoding PhzF family phenazine biosynthesis protein; its protein translation is MTIPIYVVDAFTNERFSGNPAAVCLLSASMPEEWMQKVAAEMNLSETAFLSPYKNGYLLRWFTPNAEVDLCGHATLASAHILWELGKVHPDEMISFYTKSGILTARKDGEWIQMDFPSEPPKPLAAYPDELIEALGVEPLFVGRNRFDYLIEIKSEQQLRELQPNFTLLRQVKTRGVIVTSRSSTEEFDFLSRCFFPAIGVSEDPVTGSAHCCLGPYWETKLGKSLLIAYQASKRGGVVKVEVNNDRVGLSGQAVTVWKGELID
- the mreBH gene encoding rod-share determining protein MreBH, producing the protein MFASSEIGIDLGTMNILLYSKNKGIIFNEPAVIAYDIQTNEVLAIGNEAKVMIGKTPNHVETTYPLKNGVIADFDKAATMLKQVLKLASKRIGFSVKKPNVVISVPFHATSVERRSFYEIAKHCGAKQVHLIEEPVAAAIGADLPVDEPVANVVVNLGAGKTEAAIISFGGVVACQSLRVGGNQLDDDIIQYVRQHYNLLIGEQTAEQIKIEIGHAPGIHEERTMVIHGRDLVTGFLKAVTLSSTEVQKAIEESLSEILGAIHTVLEECPAELSGDIIDHGIVLTGGVALLHGIEHWLSSVLHVPVYTAPNPVEAVAIGTGKALQAVPKMISATP
- a CDS encoding C40 family peptidase, whose protein sequence is MKKFIALVSLSFLVLFSSLFVSTSNTEAAGNTNLLIAEAKKLIGTPYRYGGTTPKGFDCSGFVYYTHKKVGITLPRSSKLMYQKGKAVHKSGLKAGDLVFFNTSKGKSGVSHVAIYIGNNQIIHAVSKGVKIDNLNNSYWKSKYVGAKRL
- a CDS encoding NAD(P)-binding protein — encoded protein: MGYPIMLNVANQSVLVVGGGKVAERKIHGLLEAKAKITVVAPTITKGLEQLVTDKKLIWRQKTFSPDDMKEAWIVIAATNDRDVNEAVAKAAKPYQLINIADDPERSNFHVPAVVRRGRLTIAVSTGGASPTVAQQIRRQLEELYDDDYGRYIDFLYQCRQWILRNVHDERKRKELFKAIADESFRKRGNWEEEFEQLLENAMERGN
- a CDS encoding FadR/GntR family transcriptional regulator, whose protein sequence is MNFKRIKTKKIYEEVAEAIFDMIKKGALKPGDKLDSVQQLAEKFQVGRAAIREALTALKAMGLIELKQGEGTYVREFDPTMLTFPLSMAVLMNKEDIWHLLEVRKLLEAGASSLAAQKRTDHDLIAMEQALRDMKEGIGNDELGEKADLAFHMAVAAASHNPILVSLMNSVSEMMVEAMRETRRIWLFSKQTTTEKLLHDHTEIFEAIKEGNAEAAQERMLQHLTNVENVLHQYISTQRNN
- a CDS encoding L-lactate permease, producing MQWKQDFTPIADHLWLSAIVALIPILYFFWALAIKRMKGYVAGVTTLLLALLISVIAYRMPAGMAVMSMTQGAVYGLLPIGWIIITSVFLYKLTVKTGHFDIIRNSVTSITEDRRLQALLIAFSFGAFLEGAAGFGAPVAISAALLVGLGFNPLYAAGICLIANTAPVAFGAIGIPIISMEGPTGIPAMEISKMVGRQLPFLSIFIPFYLVLIMAGWKKTMEVLPAIIVSGVSFAITQYFTSNFLGPELPDILSALVSMFALAVFLKFWKPKSTYRFSTESEVAATAQAKAVSYTGGQVFKAWSPFLVLTAFISLWGIPQVKAALTGHYEGTNGLLKLINTIGYHLTFMPEVPGLNNKIINASGQPIAAVYKLELLGAAGTAILFAAFVTKFIVNMSWKDWGRTFIETLDELKFPIITIASVVGFAYVTNASGMSTTLGMALAKTDVLFPFFSPFLGWLGVFITGSDTSSNLLFGNLQKITATSIGMDPVLALAANSSGGVVGKMISPQSIAVACAAVGLAGKESDLFRFTVKHSIFLIILIGILVFLQSNVLSWMIP
- the glcD gene encoding glycolate oxidase subunit GlcD, giving the protein MISNEVKQQLIRIVGAENYDDSKAGRLVYSYDATPQFQSLPDAVVTPRNTEEVSQIVKICNEHRIPIVPRGSGTNLCAGTCPVEGGIVLVFKHMNKILEIDEENLTVTVQPGVITLDLIHAVEAKGLFYPPDPSSMKISTIGGNINENSGGLRGLKYGVTRDYVMGLEVVLANGDIIRTGGKLAKDVAGYDLTRLFVGSEGTLGVITEATLKLIPMPETKKTMLALYEDLEAAARSVSKIIANKIIPTTLEFLDQPTLEVVEAYAQIGLPTDVKAVLLIEQDGPKEVVERDIKKMAEICKNEQAVSVQLARSEEEAEALRTARRTALSALARLKPTTILEDATVPRSEIANMVKAINEIAEKYNVKICTFGHAGDGNLHPTCPTDARDRDEMERVEKAFEEIFAKAIELGGTITGEHGVGAMKAPYLEWKLGEAGIAAMKAIKQALDPNNIMNPGKVFAKSTRKRVVVTR